One Deltaproteobacteria bacterium DNA window includes the following coding sequences:
- a CDS encoding DMT family transporter → MPLHGAIANPVTVSLSECSNESSAILTSLFAELVAIFTAIGWAVDSVLVRFGLRQSNIFAAMLMSYAVSITCVWTYLFATTSLEFLKSPAMIYYIVSGCLQPLFARALFYEGITRIGVARAGPLRGIEPLFAATIALIVFNEQPGLQVYLGTLLIVGSLWLIAGEQVENKRWRYIDALLPISAALISAISQTLRKQALQIIPDPFVAVAMVTTVSLILLLVFAFTTGRANQLRMNATSFRFFLGAALVATSAQVANFIALGRGQMSVIIPLLNTSPLFTVFFSALFLRKVETVSLRIICGAILMVGGVVLITSR, encoded by the coding sequence ATGCCGCTCCACGGCGCGATTGCAAATCCCGTGACCGTCAGCTTATCTGAATGTAGCAATGAATCGAGTGCAATTTTGACATCGCTTTTCGCCGAACTGGTGGCGATCTTTACCGCCATCGGTTGGGCCGTCGATTCCGTGTTGGTGCGCTTCGGGCTACGCCAATCCAACATCTTCGCCGCCATGTTGATGAGCTACGCGGTGTCGATTACCTGCGTCTGGACGTACTTATTCGCCACAACATCGCTAGAATTTCTCAAGTCGCCGGCGATGATTTATTACATCGTCAGCGGCTGCTTGCAGCCGCTGTTTGCTCGCGCGCTTTTCTATGAAGGTATCACTCGAATCGGCGTCGCCCGCGCCGGTCCGCTTAGAGGAATCGAGCCGCTGTTCGCCGCCACCATCGCGCTGATCGTCTTCAACGAACAGCCAGGGCTGCAAGTTTATCTCGGCACCCTGTTGATCGTCGGCAGTCTTTGGCTGATCGCCGGTGAACAGGTTGAAAACAAACGGTGGCGCTACATCGACGCGCTCCTGCCGATCAGCGCGGCGTTGATCTCGGCGATCTCGCAAACCCTGCGCAAGCAAGCGCTACAGATTATCCCCGACCCGTTCGTCGCCGTGGCGATGGTCACCACCGTTTCGTTGATTCTTTTATTGGTCTTTGCCTTCACCACCGGCCGCGCCAACCAACTGCGCATGAACGCTACGAGCTTTCGATTTTTTCTTGGCGCGGCGTTGGTCGCTACCAGTGCGCAAGTCGCCAACTTCATCGCTCTGGGGCGCGGACAAATGTCGGTGATCATTCCGCTGCTCAACACCTCGCCGCTGTTCACGGTGTTTTTTAGCGCGCTGTTCCTGCGCAAAGTGGAAACCGTCAGCCTGCGCATTATCTGCGGCGCGATCTTGATGGTTGGCGGGGTGGTGTTGATCACCAGCCGCTGA
- a CDS encoding cupin domain-containing protein yields MAKLAQVVQLKTQLVKEGHTRFMLAETDLMTLRIHCYAPGIGENALHAHTKEDHIFVVLDGTAQFNTGKDGKTVVSATKNHAVVLPSGSYYQFCNSGQTPLVMARIGAGSDKADQRLNPDGSAIPGRTQEQGAAKPVLIEGAFFE; encoded by the coding sequence ATGGCAAAACTAGCTCAGGTGGTGCAACTGAAAACTCAGTTGGTGAAAGAAGGACACACGCGCTTCATGCTCGCGGAAACCGATTTGATGACATTGCGGATTCATTGCTACGCGCCGGGGATCGGCGAAAACGCGCTCCATGCGCACACCAAAGAAGATCATATCTTTGTGGTGTTGGACGGCACCGCGCAGTTCAACACTGGAAAAGATGGCAAGACCGTTGTCAGCGCGACGAAAAACCACGCGGTGGTTTTACCGTCGGGCAGCTATTATCAGTTCTGCAACTCGGGTCAGACGCCGTTGGTGATGGCGCGCATCGGCGCGGGTTCGGATAAAGCGGATCAGCGGCTCAATCCTGACGGTTCAGCAATTCCCGGTCGGACCCAAGAACAAGGCGCGGCGAAACCGGTGCTGATCGAAGGCGCTTTTTTCGAATAG